A single Nicotiana tabacum cultivar K326 chromosome 5, ASM71507v2, whole genome shotgun sequence DNA region contains:
- the LOC142181202 gene encoding uncharacterized protein LOC142181202, whose protein sequence is MFIKLQLTRVPTSFKIKPSFYRLGGFPLALQTWLYECCPSLDGHFADHLGNNKLPRILKWVVMGQIPNEQVALQMCSLQRKQLKNITPTDDEKKQFDVRGLSFEIEVECTDSQPSQPDSFQVFGTQLPKTQSMPESTGGDSQPTNAEVMKELQALKLFVENKFEEVLVAIGRQSVKPEGNSSIFIFYII, encoded by the exons ATGTTTATAAAGCTACAATTGACTCGTGTTCCAACAAGTTTCAAGATAAAGCCTTCTTTTTATAGACTTGGTGGCTTCCCGTTGGCTTTACAGACTTGGTTGTATGAATGCTGCCCAAGTTTGGATGGTCACTTTGCTGATCATCTTGGAAACAACAAACTTCCACGAATTTTGAAATGGGTAGTCATGGGTCAAATCCCGAATGAGCAAGTTGCTTTGCAAATGTGTAGCTTGCAACGCAAGCAG CTAAAGAACATCACCCCAACTGATGATGAGAAGAAACAATTTGATGTGCGTGGTCTAAGCTTTGAAATTGAAGTTGAGTGCACTGACAGCCAACCCAGCCAGCCCGATAGCTTTCAGGTTTTTGGCACTCAATTACCAAAGACACAAAGTATGCCTGAAAGTACTGGAGGTGATTCCCAACCTACCAATGCTGAGGTAATGAAGGAGTTACAAGCTTTGAAACTTTTTGTAGAGAACAAGTTTGAGGAGGTGCTTGTAGCTATTGGTAGGCAGTCAGTGAAACCAGAGGGAAATTCATCGATAttcatattttatataatataa